A single genomic interval of Plodia interpunctella isolate USDA-ARS_2022_Savannah chromosome 16, ilPloInte3.2, whole genome shotgun sequence harbors:
- the LOC128676529 gene encoding uncharacterized protein LOC128676529 → MGRNVAKSSRGRSLTPRGKRTTGGGNEVVVNVEEGEKTAISRAESLYFSDGDSDGSVWLPDVMIGGKERGQAPKRKASEDVEEAERASNKLSSASRGRAAQRSSYAGTAETKERLRDLSADYAQFERELEMAGTSKYLRSNEESRKRCLVDEHLEVVRAAAQKVLAEAGKAGNLKGTAWRAMNEACHDIIVAAGKIEAQCEESEAVRILRADNKRMREQLSLLQQETKALRTAFAERTSTALNEAQPAVGAPSLEDIRGLLSEWKESFERNMFLKLGGMVNDRLKEAEKRGFLAPEPIIRPPLAADKKKEAEKEAEPLVPKTGKSYAGAVAGATLMPPARPGPAPKATPGKKQPQQVMVQAQTPTGQPTEVPPPQEGEQGWAEVVKRGKKKRSKPSPSAQPAPTQTEAPKASAQPPKKIRFTPPKTSAVVVTLKPESKMDYRSVITKATTIDLSSIGVNHVSAVRGTATGARIIEIPGANSGAAADSLAEKLREIIGSEAEVKRPFKAAQIRVSGLNEGITPEALTEATARAGKCLPGQVRVGNIRMAPDMTASVIITCPVAAANALIDEGRLLVGWTAAKVRGLEALPMRCFRCMGIGHTRALCPSPVDRSELCHRCGKTGHMSAECGASEPWCAVCYAHKMVAKHIMGGPSCNPPRTRGKLAPANKGASVGAAMEH, encoded by the coding sequence ATGGGTAGGAACGTGGCCAAGTCTTCTAGGGGAAGATCTCTGACCCCAAGGGGGAAGAGAACTACCGGGGGGGGTAACGAGGTGGTGGTGAACGTAGAAGAGGGCGAGAAGACGGCAATCAGCCGGGCGGAGTCGCTCTATTTTTCGGACGGCGATTCGGACGGGTCTGTCTGGCTCCCGGACGTTATGATAGGCGGAAAGGAGCGGGGCCAAGCCCCAAAGAGGAAGGCTTCAGAGGACGTTGAAGAGGCGGAAAGGGCCTCTAACAAGCTTTCCTCCGCTTCGAGAGGCCGGGCTGCTCAACGCAGCTCCTATGCTGGTACGGCCGAAACCAAGGAGAGGCTTCGAGACCTCTCCGCGGACTACGCTCAATTCGAGCGCGAGCTGGAAATGGCCGGTACCAGCAAATATCTGAGGAGCAACGAGGAGAGCAGGAAGAGGTGCCTCGTTGACGAGCACCTCGAGGTTGTAAGGGCGGCAGCCCAAAAGGTCTTGGCGGAGGCCGGAAAAGCCGGCAACTTAAAGGGGACGGCATGGCGGGCCATGAACGAGGCCTGCCATGACATAATTGTGGCGGCCGGAAAAATCGAGGCGCAATGCGAGGAGTCGGAAGCTGTCCGCATACTCAGGGCGGATAATAAGAGGATGCGGGAGCAGCTTTCGCTCCTCCAGCAGGAGACGAAGGCCCTGCGCACGGCCTTTGCCGAGCGCACGTCGACGGCGCTGAACGAGGCCCAACCAGCGGTGGGTGCCCCCTCGCTGGAGGACATTAGGGGACTCCTTTCTGAATGGAAGGAGTCCTTTGAAAGGAACATGTTCCTCAAGTTGGGGGGCATGGTTAATGACCGCCTCAAGGAGGCCGAGAAAAGGGGCTTCTTGGCCCCTGAACCGATTATCCGGCCGCCTCTGGCAGCCGACAAGAAAAAGGAGGCTGAAAAGGAGGCTGAACCGTTGGTCCCAAAAACTGGGAAAAGCTATGCCGGTGCAGTTGCGGGGGCTACTCTAATGCCCCCGGCACGTCCTGGGCCTGCACCCAAGGCAACACCAGGTAAAAAGCAGCCCCAACAGGTGATGGTGCAGGCCCAGACACCTACTGGGCAACCTACTGAAGTACCTCCGCCTCAGGAAGGTGAACAAGGGTGGGCTGAGGTGGTCAAGAGGGGGAAAAAGAAGAGGAGCAAACCCTCCCCCTCTGCCCAGCCGGCGCCCACCCAAACGGAGGCCCCCAAGGCGAGCGCACAGCCGCCTAAAAAGATTAGGTTCACCCCACCTAAGACCTCGGCGGTGGTGGTGACTCTCAAGCCGGAATCCAAAATGGATTACCGATCGGTGATAACGAAGGCCACCACCATCGACCTTTCGTCGATAGGGGTGAACCACGTGTCGGCGGTTCGTGGCACGGCAACGGGGGCCCGAATTATCGAAATACCCGGAGCTAATAGCGGGGCTGCGGCGGACAGTCTCGCAGAAAAGCTCCGGGAGATCATCGGTAGCGAGGCGGAGGTGAAGAGGCCGTTTAAGGCGGCACAAATCAGGGTCTCCGGCCTTAATGAGGGAATAACGCCGGAGGCCCTAACTGAGGCCACAGCGAGGGCGGGAAAATGTCTACCGGGACAGGTCAGGGTGGGTAATATCCGTATGGCGCCGGACATGACGGCGTCGGTGATCATCACCTGCCCTGTGGCGGCTGCCAACGCCCTCATAGACGAGGGGCGTCTCCTCGTTGGTTGGACGGCCGCCAAGGTCAGGGGGCTGGAGGCCCTGCCCATGCGGTGTTTCCGGTGCATGGGCATAGGCCACACCAGAGCCCTCTGCCCGTCCCCGGTGGACAGGTCGGAGCTGTGCCATCGCTGTGGCAAAACAGGGCACATGTCTGCAGAGTGTGGGGCCAGCGAACCCTGGTGCGCGGTGTGTTACGCGCACAAGATGGTCGCCAAGCACATAATGGGCGGCCCCTCGTGCAATCCCCCGCGCACGCGGGGCAAACTGGCCCCCGCAAATAAGGGAGCCTCCGTGGGCGCCGCGATGGAGCACTAA